Proteins from a genomic interval of Lysobacter arenosi:
- the dinB gene encoding DNA polymerase IV produces MSAPARKILHVDMDAFYASVEQRDDPSLRGRPVVVAWRGARSVVCAASYEARKFGVRSAMPAVRAERLCPQAVFVPPDFVRYKAVSRQVREIFARHTELIEPLSLDEAYLDVTSTRSGLATATETAEAIRTAIREETHLTASAGVAPNKFVAKIASDWRKPDGLFVVRPHQVEAFLAPLPVGRLPGVGKVSEQRLAELGIATVADLRTLDVAVLEQHFGRWGRRLHELSFGIDDNPVQPERPTLQISSEDTFERDLPIEDLEPHIERLASKTWEGYQRELARDDSRIARTVVLKLKTSDFRILTRSLTPAEPPSSLHELTRIACDLRARVALPTRTKYRLVGVGLSGFADRDEADAQIDLFEGQQA; encoded by the coding sequence TTGTCCGCCCCAGCCCGCAAGATCCTCCACGTCGACATGGACGCCTTCTACGCGTCGGTCGAGCAGCGCGACGATCCCTCGCTGCGCGGACGGCCGGTGGTGGTGGCCTGGCGAGGAGCGCGCTCGGTGGTCTGCGCGGCCAGCTACGAGGCGCGCAAGTTCGGGGTGCGCTCGGCGATGCCCGCGGTGCGCGCCGAGCGCCTGTGCCCGCAGGCGGTGTTCGTGCCCCCGGACTTCGTGCGCTACAAGGCAGTCTCGCGTCAGGTCCGCGAGATCTTCGCCCGCCATACCGAGCTGATCGAACCGCTGTCGCTGGACGAGGCCTACCTCGACGTCACCAGCACCCGCAGCGGGTTGGCCACGGCCACCGAGACCGCCGAAGCGATCCGCACCGCGATCCGCGAAGAGACCCACCTCACCGCCTCGGCCGGCGTCGCGCCGAACAAGTTCGTGGCCAAGATCGCCTCCGACTGGCGCAAGCCCGACGGCCTGTTCGTGGTTCGCCCGCACCAGGTCGAGGCCTTCCTGGCGCCATTGCCGGTCGGGCGCCTCCCGGGCGTGGGCAAGGTCAGCGAGCAGCGCCTGGCCGAGCTCGGCATCGCCACGGTCGCCGACCTGCGCACACTCGATGTCGCCGTACTGGAGCAGCACTTCGGTCGCTGGGGCCGGCGCCTGCATGAGCTGTCATTCGGCATCGACGACAACCCGGTGCAACCCGAGCGGCCGACGCTGCAGATCTCGTCGGAGGACACGTTCGAACGCGACCTGCCGATCGAGGATCTGGAACCGCACATCGAGCGCCTGGCGAGCAAGACCTGGGAGGGCTACCAGCGCGAACTGGCGCGCGACGACTCGCGCATCGCGCGCACGGTGGTGCTGAAGCTCAAGACATCGGACTTCCGCATCCTCACGCGCAGCCTGACGCCGGCCGAGCCGCCGTCGTCGCTGCATGAACTGACACGCATCGCCTGCGACCTGCGCGCGCGCGTGGCACTGCCAACGCGGACGAAGTACCGGCTCGTCGGCGTCGGCCTTTCCGGCTTTGCCGACCGTGACGAAGCCGACGCTCAGATCGACCTGTTCGAAGGGCAGCAGGCCTAG
- a CDS encoding GntP family permease, translating to MAFLIVLAALCFLMFVAYRGYSVILFAPVAALGAVLLTDPSLVAPMFTGLFMDKMVGFLKLYFPVFLLGAVFGKLIELSGFSKAIVAATIRLFGAGRAMLSIVVVCALLTYGGVSLFVVVFAVYPFAAELFRQSDIPKRLIPGTIALGAFTFTMDALPGTPQIQNIIPTTFFGTNTWAAPWLGTIGGVFILAVGLLYLDWRRRAALTAGEGYGDQLLNEPAPFAGGTLAHPLVAILPLVLVGVVNKLLTVAIPRFYGEAHSFDPAVIGSAAPVVQEVSKVAAIWAVQGALLVGILAVLAFAWKPVMASFAEGSKSAIGGALLAAMNTASEYGFGAVIAALPGFLVVANALAAIPNPLVNEAITVTALAGITGSASGGMSIALAAMADTFIANANAAGIPMEVLHRVAAMASGGMDTLPHNGAVITLLAVTGLSHRQAYKDIFAITLIKTAAVFVVIGTFYATGLV from the coding sequence ATGGCATTTCTGATCGTGCTGGCCGCACTGTGCTTTCTGATGTTCGTGGCCTACCGCGGCTACAGCGTGATCCTGTTCGCGCCGGTGGCCGCGCTCGGCGCGGTGCTGCTGACCGATCCATCCCTGGTCGCGCCGATGTTCACCGGCTTGTTCATGGACAAGATGGTCGGCTTCCTGAAGCTGTACTTCCCGGTGTTCCTGCTCGGCGCGGTCTTCGGCAAGCTGATCGAACTGTCGGGGTTCTCCAAGGCGATAGTCGCCGCGACCATCCGCCTGTTCGGCGCAGGCCGGGCGATGCTGTCGATCGTGGTCGTGTGCGCGCTGCTGACCTACGGCGGCGTGTCGCTGTTCGTGGTGGTGTTCGCGGTGTACCCGTTCGCCGCCGAACTGTTCCGCCAGAGCGACATCCCCAAGCGCCTGATCCCGGGCACGATCGCGCTGGGTGCCTTCACCTTCACCATGGATGCGCTGCCCGGCACGCCGCAGATCCAGAACATCATCCCGACCACCTTCTTCGGCACCAACACCTGGGCGGCGCCGTGGCTGGGCACGATCGGCGGTGTTTTCATCCTGGCCGTGGGCCTGCTCTACCTCGACTGGCGCCGCCGCGCGGCGCTGACCGCCGGTGAAGGCTACGGCGACCAGCTTCTCAACGAACCGGCGCCGTTCGCCGGCGGCACCCTTGCGCATCCGCTGGTCGCGATCCTGCCGCTGGTGCTGGTGGGCGTGGTCAACAAGCTGCTGACGGTGGCGATCCCGCGCTTCTACGGCGAGGCCCACAGCTTCGATCCGGCGGTGATCGGCAGCGCCGCACCGGTGGTGCAGGAAGTCTCCAAGGTGGCCGCGATCTGGGCCGTGCAGGGTGCGCTGCTGGTCGGCATCCTGGCCGTGCTCGCCTTCGCCTGGAAGCCGGTGATGGCCAGCTTCGCCGAAGGCAGCAAGTCGGCGATCGGCGGCGCGTTGCTGGCAGCGATGAACACCGCATCGGAATATGGCTTCGGCGCGGTCATCGCCGCCCTGCCCGGCTTCCTGGTCGTGGCCAATGCGCTGGCCGCAATCCCCAATCCGCTGGTCAACGAAGCCATCACCGTGACGGCGCTGGCCGGCATTACCGGTTCGGCGTCGGGCGGCATGAGCATCGCCCTGGCTGCAATGGCTGACACGTTCATTGCCAACGCCAATGCCGCCGGCATTCCGATGGAGGTGCTGCATCGTGTCGCCGCGATGGCGTCCGGCGGCATGGACACCCTGCCCCACAACGGCGCGGTGATCACCCTGCTGGCGGTCACCGGCCTGAGCCATCGCCAGGCCTACAAGGACATCTTCGCGATCACCTTGATCAAGACCGCGGCGGTGTTCGTGGTGATTGGGACGTTCTACGCGACCGGACTGGTCTGA
- a CDS encoding HPF/RaiA family ribosome-associated protein, which yields MLIVVCEPSNIFSSKLRRGLDLHQSSAAGNGSQYRRVRYGREHIRQTMEAIMQANVTIRFEGMAPSQALSEDIQRHADKLLQLAPRLQSFDVAVRHAEQRHQQGNRYLVRIHALLAGTTFDAGRTPPKDHSHEDAYIAVRDAFNALRRQLDDHVRVRRGEVKQRPQVGLAQAD from the coding sequence GTGCTCATCGTCGTTTGTGAACCTTCGAACATCTTCTCGTCGAAGCTCCGGCGCGGACTTGACCTGCATCAAAGCAGCGCCGCCGGCAACGGCTCCCAATATAGGCGCGTTCGATACGGACGCGAACACATCCGACAGACCATGGAGGCAATCATGCAAGCAAACGTAACGATCCGCTTTGAGGGAATGGCGCCATCGCAGGCGCTGAGCGAGGACATCCAGCGCCACGCCGACAAGCTGCTGCAGCTCGCACCGCGCCTGCAGTCATTCGACGTTGCGGTGCGCCATGCCGAACAGCGCCACCAGCAGGGAAACCGCTACCTGGTTCGCATCCACGCGCTGCTCGCCGGCACGACGTTCGATGCCGGACGCACGCCGCCGAAAGACCACAGCCACGAAGACGCCTACATCGCCGTCCGCGACGCCTTCAACGCGCTGCGCCGGCAACTGGACGATCACGTCCGCGTTCGCCGCGGCGAGGTCAAGCAACGCCCGCAAGTCGGGTTGGCGCAAGCGGATTGA
- a CDS encoding bifunctional acetate--CoA ligase family protein/GNAT family N-acetyltransferase, with protein sequence MSTYSLESVFNPRSVAVVGGSTREQSAGRAVLRNLVDGGFAGQVGLVNPNFDEIEGVTAVPRIKDLAWTPELVVIAAPHSLVPRFASAAAEKGASAAVVLNTGMGQGAHSPAAELASVARAHGLRIVGPNSLGILAPHARLNASFAAHAALPGDLAVISQSAAIAAALVEWGARRSLGFSAVASLGDALDVDFADLLDYFARDRHTRAILLYVESIRDARKFLSAARAAARLKPVVVVKSDRHSRRAVDVRTHSAALATPDAVYAAAFHRAGMLRVSALDELFAAAETLGRTHAFPGRRLAIFANGRGTGMLAADRLVDMGGTLAQLSEQTVQQLDAVAASAWPRTNPVDINGDADNAAYTQAVNAVLADSGNDAVLALNVPTALIGADSRAQALADAKAQAMKAGGRKPVFAVWLGKDESASARLNAARIPTYATEADAVRGFMYLVRHREAQQALMETPPSMPDDLEVDTAAARAVVDAALESGRGWLDPIEVARVLGAYGIDITPTLAARDADEAVQLATPLLADGTPVAVKILSPDISHKSDVDGVRLNLFTPQAVREAVDAIVQRARDCRSDARIDGVTIQPMVMRPLARELIMGMVDDDTFGPVIVFGRGGTAVEVIDDKALALPPLDLRLAHEMIGRTRVSRILKGYRDVPAADERAVAMALVKLAQLVADIPEIREVDINPLLADRDGIIAVDARIGVSTSRTLHKGPGHPRFAIRPYPKEWERTLELSDGSNAFLRPVRPEDDELFRRFFTKVTDEDLRLRFFQTIRHFSHEFIAQLTQLDYARSIALVAIDPDDGEMLGAVRLHADANYDHGEYGILVRSDLKGHGLGWRLMQTIIEYARWLGLRSIEGEVLQENRTMLDMCRRLGFTLTTNPGDTTVVTVSLPIEQPTSRSERQTSPVA encoded by the coding sequence ATGAGCACTTACTCACTCGAATCCGTCTTCAATCCCCGATCGGTGGCGGTCGTGGGCGGTAGCACGCGCGAGCAGTCGGCCGGCAGGGCGGTGTTGCGCAACCTGGTCGATGGCGGCTTCGCCGGCCAGGTCGGACTGGTCAATCCGAACTTCGACGAGATCGAAGGCGTCACCGCGGTGCCGCGGATCAAGGACCTGGCGTGGACGCCGGAGCTGGTCGTAATCGCCGCGCCGCACTCGCTCGTGCCCAGGTTCGCCAGCGCCGCCGCCGAGAAGGGCGCTTCGGCGGCGGTCGTGCTCAACACCGGAATGGGCCAGGGCGCCCACTCGCCGGCGGCGGAGCTGGCCAGCGTCGCCCGCGCCCACGGCCTGCGCATCGTCGGCCCCAACTCCCTGGGCATCCTGGCGCCGCATGCGCGACTCAACGCCAGCTTTGCCGCGCACGCGGCCTTGCCCGGCGACCTCGCTGTGATCTCGCAGTCCGCGGCGATTGCCGCGGCGCTGGTGGAATGGGGTGCGCGCCGGTCGCTTGGGTTCTCGGCCGTTGCCTCGCTCGGCGATGCGCTCGATGTCGACTTCGCCGACCTGCTCGATTACTTCGCCCGCGACCGCCATACCCGCGCGATCCTGCTGTACGTCGAATCGATCCGCGACGCGCGCAAGTTCCTCTCGGCGGCGCGGGCGGCGGCGCGATTGAAGCCGGTGGTGGTGGTGAAGTCCGACCGTCATTCACGGCGCGCGGTCGACGTGCGCACGCACTCCGCGGCGCTGGCCACGCCCGACGCGGTGTACGCCGCGGCATTCCACCGCGCCGGCATGCTGCGCGTGAGCGCGCTGGACGAGTTGTTTGCCGCCGCCGAGACGCTGGGCCGCACGCACGCGTTTCCCGGCCGGCGCCTGGCGATATTCGCCAATGGCCGCGGCACCGGCATGCTCGCCGCAGACCGGCTGGTCGACATGGGCGGCACGCTCGCGCAGTTGTCCGAACAGACCGTGCAGCAGCTCGACGCCGTGGCCGCATCGGCATGGCCGCGCACCAACCCGGTCGACATCAATGGCGATGCCGACAACGCCGCTTATACGCAAGCCGTCAACGCGGTGCTGGCCGATTCCGGCAACGATGCGGTGCTGGCGCTGAACGTCCCCACCGCGCTGATTGGCGCCGACAGCCGTGCGCAGGCTTTGGCCGATGCGAAAGCGCAGGCGATGAAGGCGGGGGGGCGCAAGCCGGTGTTCGCCGTCTGGCTGGGCAAGGACGAAAGCGCCAGCGCCCGCCTCAATGCCGCGCGGATCCCGACGTATGCGACCGAGGCCGATGCCGTGCGCGGCTTCATGTACCTGGTCCGTCATCGCGAGGCGCAGCAGGCCTTGATGGAGACGCCGCCAAGCATGCCCGACGACCTGGAGGTCGATACCGCGGCCGCGCGCGCGGTCGTCGATGCGGCGTTGGAATCGGGCAGGGGGTGGCTCGATCCAATCGAGGTGGCGCGCGTGCTGGGCGCCTACGGGATCGACATCACTCCAACCCTGGCCGCGCGCGACGCCGACGAAGCCGTGCAGCTCGCGACGCCGCTGCTGGCGGACGGCACGCCGGTCGCGGTCAAAATCCTGTCGCCCGACATCAGTCACAAGTCCGATGTCGACGGTGTGCGCCTGAACCTGTTCACCCCGCAGGCAGTGCGCGAGGCCGTCGACGCGATCGTGCAGCGTGCGCGCGATTGCCGATCTGACGCGCGAATCGACGGGGTGACGATCCAGCCGATGGTCATGCGGCCGCTGGCACGTGAGCTGATCATGGGCATGGTCGACGACGACACGTTCGGCCCGGTGATCGTCTTCGGTCGTGGCGGCACCGCGGTCGAGGTCATCGACGACAAGGCGCTGGCGCTGCCGCCGCTCGACCTGCGCCTGGCACACGAAATGATCGGCCGAACGCGCGTATCGCGGATCCTCAAGGGCTACCGCGACGTGCCCGCAGCCGACGAGCGTGCGGTCGCGATGGCGCTGGTCAAGCTGGCGCAGCTGGTGGCCGACATTCCCGAAATCCGGGAAGTCGACATCAACCCGTTGCTGGCCGACCGCGACGGCATCATCGCGGTCGATGCGCGCATCGGCGTGTCAACGTCGCGCACGCTGCACAAGGGACCTGGGCATCCGCGCTTCGCGATCCGCCCGTATCCGAAGGAGTGGGAGCGCACGCTCGAGTTGTCCGACGGAAGTAACGCCTTCCTGCGACCGGTGCGACCGGAGGACGACGAGCTGTTCCGCCGCTTCTTCACCAAGGTCACGGACGAAGACCTGCGCCTGCGTTTCTTCCAGACCATCCGCCATTTCAGCCACGAGTTCATCGCCCAGCTGACCCAGCTCGACTACGCGCGTTCGATCGCGCTGGTGGCGATCGACCCGGACGACGGCGAGATGCTCGGCGCGGTGCGCCTGCACGCCGACGCCAATTACGACCATGGCGAGTACGGGATCCTGGTGCGATCGGATCTCAAGGGGCACGGACTGGGCTGGCGGCTGATGCAGACCATCATCGAGTATGCACGCTGGCTCGGCCTGCGCTCGATCGAGGGCGAAGTGCTGCAGGAGAATCGCACCATGCTCGACATGTGCCGGCGACTGGGCTTCACCCTGACCACCAACCCCGGCGACACGACAGTCGTGACGGTGTCGCTGCCGATCGAACAACCGACGTCGCGCAGCGAGCGTCAGACCAGTCCGGTCGCGTAG